The stretch of DNA GTTCGTCCAGTCCCCGGCGAACGACTTCCATCATCCGCTGACGACTCTCTGATGTCCCCAACCCCCGGACAACGACGTATCCTCGCTCACGGAACTGATGGATTTCATCGTCAGAAAAAAAATCGCCGGGTAACTGGCTGGCCGTCGAACTGGAATTCGGGATGTTGGTCACTCTGGTCTCACAACTCACAAAATCGATCTCGATCAACAACTTTCAGAACAGACTCCCCAGGGCATCCGTTCTCAGGCCATAGGAATAATTCTGGCTCACAATGGATTACAGCTCATACTCGCGAATCTTGCGATAGAGCGTGCGTTCGCCGATTCCCAGCAGATTGGCAGCTTCGTCGCGCTTTCCACCGGTCAATTCCAGCGCCCGGGCAATGTAATACTTTTCGACATCGTTCAACGAACGCCCGATGAGTCCATCGTTCCCGGCAGGATGCTGAATGAGATCAACTTCGCTGTGTTCATGATGGCCAGCACCAATCCCTTCCGGAAGATCGTCCACATCCAGTTTGCCATCGATGTCGAGCACCATCATCCCTTCCACCACATTGCGCAGCTCACGAATATTTCCCGGCCACGAATAAGCCATCAAGGCCTGTTGAACCTGACGGGTGACGGTGGGAATCGGCTTTTTTTGACGCTCGGCAAACTGCTTGAGAAAATGATCAATCAGGAACGGGATGTCAGCTCGTCGCTCACTGAGTGGTGGCAAGACAATCGTGACGACTGAAAGCCTGAAGTAAAGATCTTTGCGGAAAGTTCCCTTCTTGATCATGTCCTGCAGATCAGCGTTGGTCGCAGCCACGAGCCTGACGTTGATCGGAATTTCGTCGTTCGCACCCAGCCTGGTAATGCGACGCTCTTCGAGGACTCGCAGCAATTTGATTTGTGTGGCCATGGGCATTTCGCCCACTTCGTCAAGAAAGAGTGTCCCTCCGTTGGCGTATTCAAACTTTCCTATTCGCTTCGTGGCCGCTCCTGTAAACGCACCGGCCTCGTGACCAAACAGTTCACTCTCGAGAATGCTCTCGGGGAGGGCAGAAATATTCAGTGGAACAAAGGGCTTGTTTTTGCGTTCGCTGTTCTGATGGATCGCCCGCGCCACGAGTTCTTTGCCAGTCCCGCTTTCTCCCTGAATCAGGACTGTACTATCCGTCGGCGCCACGCTTCTCAACTTTTCAATGAGCCGGTGCATCGAAGGACTGTTGCCAATCACCCCTTCAAAACCAAACTTTTCATCAAGTCGCCGGCTGAGTTCAAATGTCTTTCTCAGCAGGCGGATACGCGAACTGGCACGGTCCACCGCTTGCCTCAACTCACTGATATCAAGCGGTTTTGTAAGATAAGTATGAGCCCCGTGCTGTCCCGCTGTCAGTGCCGATTTGATCGAGGCATGCCCGGTCAGCAATATGACTTCGGAATCCGGAAGTTCAGCCTTTGACCTGCGCAGAATCTCCAGGCCATCCACTTCGTCCATCATCAGTTCAGTGATGATCACATCAAAGTTCTCAACCTCAATCAGGTCGAGTGCCTTCTTTCCGGATTCTGCTCCGGCCGAAGCGACTGTGCAGTCGTAACCCACACGCGTCAGACTGTCAGCCACGGCTTGTGCATGGGCTTCGTCGTTGTCCACAATCAGCACGCGGACACGGACTTCACTCGTTTCTGCAGGCTTGATTTCCTTGGCCATGAGTGACGGATTTTCCTCACACGAAGCATTTTTTCAGGCATGTCATCTCTTGTAATAGGATACCATCTCCTGATCATCCTTGCGATGTATCCGAGCGTCACTTCGAGGCTCGCCCTTCATGAGCAGAATTTTGTCCAACCGTTTCAATTTGAATACGATAACTCAAGTTCAACCGTCGCCGTTACACCAAGATCGATTTCTTCAAGATTCGATGCTGCCATTCAAAACCAGTTAAGCCGCCCCCGGCCGATGCACTAAAAAGAGTTCTGGAATTTCAAGCATGCTTGACGCTGATTCTCAAATCCGGACTGGTCTAAAGAATTTTCAGCTCCATCAAACTGTCACCGTCTGGGTGGGACTAGTGGTGGCGGTCTTGGCCTCATTGAGTGTTCTTCAAGCGGTCATGGCGGCTCCCCAAAAGGTATCCGCCGCCAAGCCAGTTGCCAGAGCTATCATGAAACTGGAGCTTGATTACGTCGTCAAAATGGATCGCACCGAATATCCACTCAAACCCGGGGCGATCGTCACCCTTCAGATGAGTAATGGCAAAGTCTACGAGAATCTCGAGATTGCCCAGGTTCAGAATGGCACCAAACCAGATACTTTCAAACAGATTACGTTCAAACCATCGAAAGGTGTTCCTCCCAAAATCGCACCCGTGGCTATGCAGCAGTTTCGTACGGAAGATAACGGTTACGACGTCGTGATCGATCCACAAAGTAAAGGTTACCTGCTGATTGATCTGAAGCGACGTGATGAAATTGCCGCTGAACGGCTGAAGAGTTCTGGACATCGGTTATGGAAGGAACCTTCGAGTGAAGCAGTCGAGAAGGCGAATGCCTTCTATGACGATCTGATGAAGAAAGCACAGTCTGATAATCCGCAAAGCCGCTTCCATAAGGTGGAAACTCAGTACTTCGTGTTTTTCACCGATATGCCTCCAGCCCATGTGGCTGCATATATCGCTAATCTGGACAAAATGTACGATCAGCTTTGTGTGCTCTTCGGTGTACCACAAGGGACAAACATCTGGCTGGGGAAATGCCCGGTAATCGTCTTTGCCTCGTCAAACGACTTTCGGACGTTCGAAGCCCGTCATCTCGATAATTCAGAGACTCAAGGAATCGCTGGCTTATCCCACCAGTGGAGTGACGGGCGCGTATTAACAGTCTGCGGTCGTGGTGATGACCCCGTCTTCTTTGCTGCCGTTTTAGTGCATGAAACCTCTCATGGGTTTCTTCACCGCATTCGCTCGACGAGCCGCATTCCTCCCTGGATGAACGAGGGGATCGCCGATTGGGTGGCGGCTGTCGTCGTTCCACAGAGTGATCATATCGCCAGTCGCATGAATGGAGCGATCCCTCAAATCAAAGCCACAGGAACTCTGGATGGTTTGCTCAGTTCCAATGGCCGGATTGATGGCTGGCAGTACGGCGTCGCAGCCACAATGACGCAGTTTCTCGTCACGACCGATGCCAATGCATATCGCGGGTTAATCACGGCTGTTAAAGAAGGGTTTACCTGGCAACAGGCTCTCGAACTCACCTATGGCATCACCCCGGCACAACTTGTTTCTGCCTATGGGAAGCAACTGGGATTTCCCGCCCTGCAGCCTTAATCAGTTCGTGCCACCTAGCACACCACCGGCACGATTCGCCGATAATCCTCCGCTAGATTTCTCGACCGATCTTCAAGCAGGAGAATTCCAGCGAAAGTGGCCATGTCACTTTGGGTAATTTGTAGTGGGCTCGCGGTGAAGCGAGGAAAGGTTGTAAGTCATTGCTCATCCGTTCCGATGTCATGATTACTGAGGGATAGGGATCAGTCTCCCGAGAGTGTGATGGAGCACCTTCGTGTGAGATTATGGCCGCCTCAGCCCTTTCACGACGCGATTGATCCATGTCGTTTGCCGGTGCACGCTCCGCAGGTGATCGACGCCGCCGGCGAATGGCTGTCGGCCACGATCATGGTACGGAGAGATCACCAGAGAATGGTGAGTCGATTCCACTGGCCGATCTCCTCCAGAAAACAATGGCTGGAAGATCACTTAAACTGATCCCTGGACTGCCAGTGCGTCTCTGGGTTGTCTGGTTGACGATTTCTCTGGCGACTTTGTCAGTAGCCTTTGCCAGCTGGCTGTTGATAGCCCACACCTCGCTGCCAGCTTTCTTTGCCCCAATCACACAGAGACTATTCAGCTCAACCGATGCCGTTTTTTCGATTGTGCTCGAATCCGCAGGATGGCTGGCCGCTGGACAGATCTTTTTCCTGATTGGCTGGTGCCGTTCTCGCAGTTCCCTCGATTTCAAAGGACGGTACCGGGTCTGGTATTGGGCCGGCGTCTTGTCACTGACCGTTTCATTGTGCAGATTACTTGATCTGCATTCGGCCATTGCCGAGATGATTCTGCAGACCACTCAATGGAAGTTCTGGAACCCCGTCAATGTTCTTTGGACTTCGGCTGCGTTTTTCACAGGCACACTCCTGGTGCGCAATCTCGATCGTGACATGCGATCCAGTCGGCTCTCTCTCTGGAGTCTTCGAGTCACAGCCGCTCTGATGATGATCTGCGTCTGTATGCGACTGGCGCTGGATCGCTCGGCGAGCTTGAACGGGCAGGTTAATGCCAATGCCGAATTGTCTCTGGCAATTCTTCGGCTGTGGACAGCAGGTGCTGTGTTAGTAACAGCCTGGTTGCATCTCAGGCAGGTCGTCTACTTCTCGGCCGATCCTCCAGCTTCTCAGGAGCGTCGAGCGAACCGCATTACACGAGTTCTCAGCGGAATGAAGCTCTTCCGCTGGTGGGGAGTGAAACGTCCTGCGGCTCCAGCAAAGCCAACCCGTGTTCGCAAGAAAGCGGCTGCGTCTGAAGATGCTCCCAAAAAGACCACCCGCAAGAAAGCGACGAGAAAACGGACAACGCGCGCCAGGACAGTCGTTCAAAATGAAGTGGCCGATGACAGCGAATTAAGCGAAGCCACGTACGACGAAGAGAGCTACGAATCGAGCGATCAATCGACTGACGAATCCGGTGAAGAACCACTCGACCGAGATGCGGAGATCCAGCGTGCGATGGATGAAGAAGATTGGGATCGTCTCGAAGAATTGACGCGTCCCGATCATGCCAACGCATCGAATTCGTCCTCTTCAGGAAAAGATCGCTCAACACGTCACCATCAGTCAGCCAGTTCCTCTCGAAAACAGGTTGACGAAGAATCTGATGCCAGTGCTGAAGTAACTGATTCAGCAGAATCTGAAGAAGAATCTGCTGACCAGGACTACCTGCGGGTCGATGAAGGGCATAAATCCCTCAAGGGACTGTCCAAGAAACAGCGCCGTGACATGAAGAAACGCCAGAAGCATGGTGGCTACGACGACAGCGACGACGAGTAGCTGCGATTCATGGAACCGAACCTGAGAGCACTCACTTTTGGTGGTTGCTTTGCGCGTGGCAATCTCTCTGGATCCTGGATCAAAATTCAGACATCGCAAAGGTGAATGGCTTCTTTCAGTCCAATCGCTGGATCCATGGTGGGAATGAACTCGTGCCCCACATAGCCCTGGTAGCCCACATCCAGCAAGGCCTGCATGACGGCAGGGTAATTGACTTCCTGATTCACATGCAGTTCACCGCGACCTGGATTACCAGCCGTGTGAATATGTCCCAGCCAATCTTTGTGCTGATGAATCCTCGATATCAAATCACCATCCATGATTTGAACATGGTAGATATCAAACAACAGCTTCACTCGCGGCGAACCGACCTGTTTGAGAATCTCGACGCAGTAATCGACATGATCCCCCTGATATCCGGGATGTCCTTTCATCGGATGGGTCGATACCCGGCTATTCAGATGCTCCAGGCAAAGCGTGACCTGTTTCTCTTCGGCATAACCGGCGATCTGCTTGTAAGCCTTAACGCAATTCGCCATACCCACGTCATCAGGAATGATGACTCCCTTCGAGTTCGCTCTCATCCCGGTGAATGTGATCACACTGGGGCAGCCAAAGTCCGCCGCTTGATCAATTTTCTTTCTCAGAACTGTCAGACATTCTTCATGATTGGCAGGATCGTTGACCCCTTTGACAAAACCATGGCTCGAAGCAATCGCGCAGCTTAATCCGTGTTCTTTGAGAACAGGCCAGTGCACAGGATCCACCAGTTCCACACTCTGGACACCCAGTTTTTTCGCCTGACGACAAAACTCGTGAATGTCCTTCCAATAGTCTTTATAGCACCAGTGAACCAGCGAATGGCGAATGTTCCCCTTCAGTGCCGGGCTCGTTGATTCCTGGGCAGAGGCAGCGCTGGTATTGATGGCTGCAGTTCCCGCTAAAGCAGCACCAGCCGCGATTGCTGCGAGACAGTCTGATGTCTGACCGAGCCATTCTCTGCGAGTTGAAGTCGTCATGATCTCTTTCCTGGTGTCACTTCAGTCTGAGTTGAGAAAAGGATTATGCCATCTTTTGGGCAGGAGGAAAGTCCGTTCAATTCAAACAACCAAAAAGCAAAGAACCCTGTGCAGACAAATATCTGCACAGGGCTCTCAATGAGTTGCCAGTACATGAAGGAAAAGATACCTGGGGATTACCAGACCCATCTTCCCCGATATGGACTACTCAAGAATTTTGGAAGCATCTTTGGAGATGGCAGCAATCGTTTCTTCGGTGAGATCCTTGGCTGCGAAGCCTTTGTTGACCTTCACTTTGCCTTCGACCCACATCATGACAGTAACTTCGGCCTGCGGATTGAGCTTGTAGCTCTTAGGGCCAGCAGCGCCTTCAAATGTGGTCAGAGGGATCTGCTTGATGGAGTGCTTGGTTGCCACTTCGGACAGCTTCGCTTCGGCAGAACTGGGTGAGTCGCTGGTCAGCACCAGGAAGCCAGCCATCTTGGCGTCACGGTTGGCAGAGACCACACCATCCAAAGCCTTGGTCAGCTTGGCGACGTTTTCATCAACGTCCTTGGTGAAAATGGAGACCACAGGCTGGTTGCCAAAGCGGCAGCGGTAGCAGAGGTCTTCACCCTTCTGAGGGCCGGTGACGTCATGCACATAAAACGCAGGAACTCGCTGGCCTGCGGAAAGTCCGGACTCAATTTCAGCAGCAGTTGAAACGACCACACCTGTCGCTACAGCAGCCAGAACAGCCAAAGACGCAAACAACTTCTTCATTCGGAAACTCCACATTTAACGAGGTGATCAATCAAGCCGATTTTCAGAGAAGAATCAATCCTCACTGAAAACCAATGCAATTCCTGCATCACAGCTTAGTCATGTACCGGAATTTGATCCAGAACTTTCACGAAAGAACTGGGATCGGACGAAAAATGATGAAATGACGGATTGATCTTCTTATCGAAATCTCCAGCCTAGGGCAGTTTGACTTCGTCACCATGCAAAGCGATCAACGAGAAGAAGCAACGAAGGCCGGCAGCCCTGTCCGGAAGCCCCTCCAACGCAGAGTGACTTCGCGCCGTCGGCCTTCGCTGCGATCCCCACAAGTGAGATAAGCAGGATCTGTGCCAGCGGCGCAATTTGCACCTTTATCAGCGATTTTCCGAGAGTTTTCGCGTTGGTCACTCCGCCAGATTTCCCATACTGACGCGAAAATGAAAATTTGATCGTCAGAATGACAACGCTTTACCTTTTTCCAACAACGCTCAAACGACGAATTCACCATTTTGAAACCGGGAGCCAGCGGGCTCATTGTTTTCAGGTTTTCCCTCGACATGTGCCCAGTTATGAATGGGCTTCAAAATCTTCAAGACTTCCTGAAGCAGCTCTTCATCAATAGGTTCTTCTGCCCACCGGCACCATTCCGAAACTCGGGCCGGGTTAGCGGTCCCGGCAATGCAGGTCGTCATCTCTTCATTTCGAATCGAGAACTGCAGCGCCAGCTTGGCAAGATCGCTCCCATGTTCCTTGCAGTAAGTTGCTGCCTGAGCAGCCACTTCGCGAACTTTGGGTGTCGCCTTATGCCAGACAGGCAACGGATCATTGCATAAGAGTCTGGCAGCAAACGGGGCAGCATTTTCAATTCCCACTCCGCGTTCCTTCAAAAACGGAACGAGATCTCCAAAACTTGTGTTCTGCAACGTGTAATGATTGTACGACAGCACCACATCCAGAGGTGTCTGCTTGAGTACGGTCGTGAAGTTTTTGAGGGGGTAACCGCTGACGCCGATAAACCTCACTTTGCCCGATTTTTGAACTTCCCGCAAAGCCGGGATCGTCTCGTCGATGACCTGCTGGACATCGACAAATTCAATGTCATGGCAGATCATGATGTCGATGTGGTCAGTCCCGAGTCGATGCAGACTGACATCAACACTTTCACGCACACGCTTCGCCGAAAAATCGAAATGGTTCGAATCGTATCGCCCCAGTTTCGTCTGGAGGATGTACGAATCGCGCGGAATCTCCCGGAAGAGAATCCCCAGAAGCACTTCCGACATCCCGCGCCCATAAAAAGGGGCGGTATCGATGAAGTTCATACCCTTGTCGAGTGCGACCCGAACGGCCTGCATGGCCTCGGAGACATCAACTTTACGAAACTCCTGCCCTAACGATGAGGCTCCAAAGCCGACCACTGGTAGCTTAAGTCCTGTCTTACCCAATTCGCGATACTGCATCTTCGTTCCTGAATCTGACAGGTATGTCTTTGTTGAAACAATTTATGCACGCACAATTCACGCAGCTTATGGCTGACGCACGCCAACTTTAAGAAGCAGATTCGCCCAGAGTGCCACATCGCCGGTTTGGATTGTCAGGACATGGTCGGTCGATTTCACTTCTTCGTAAAAATCCCATTTAGAGATCGGTGTCAAAGGAATCGAAAGACCGGCTGCAGCCATCGTTGCAGAAAATTCCCTCCATACGGGGGGATCACCCAATTGTGCATACGGGTCGTCGGCAGGGATTCCCATGGTATGCACATGATCGATGGGAATCGCTGAAAGTATGGCTTCGAGCACCTGGTTTACCGTCACCAGCCCCGGCGACAGATTCAACGAAATCAGCGTCCCATTGGGCCCCATGGTTGTTGAAGCGGGGTAGTTGCCATCCGCAATCAGGATGCGGGCATGATGCCCAGCCCGTCCCAGGACAGCGAGAATATCAGGATGAATCAGTTTGGATTTGAGCATTTGGATATGTTTCGTCTGGAGAGCAGGTTCAAGCGACTCAATCTCGCTAATCAAAACATAATCATCTTTGTCTCGCGATGAAAGCTGGCGATCTCTTCCACAAGAAACTCACGCATGGGGCTGGTCATCAGTGATGTTTTCTGGAGG from Planctopirus ephydatiae encodes:
- a CDS encoding sigma-54-dependent transcriptional regulator, yielding MAKEIKPAETSEVRVRVLIVDNDEAHAQAVADSLTRVGYDCTVASAGAESGKKALDLIEVENFDVIITELMMDEVDGLEILRRSKAELPDSEVILLTGHASIKSALTAGQHGAHTYLTKPLDISELRQAVDRASSRIRLLRKTFELSRRLDEKFGFEGVIGNSPSMHRLIEKLRSVAPTDSTVLIQGESGTGKELVARAIHQNSERKNKPFVPLNISALPESILESELFGHEAGAFTGAATKRIGKFEYANGGTLFLDEVGEMPMATQIKLLRVLEERRITRLGANDEIPINVRLVAATNADLQDMIKKGTFRKDLYFRLSVVTIVLPPLSERRADIPFLIDHFLKQFAERQKKPIPTVTRQVQQALMAYSWPGNIRELRNVVEGMMVLDIDGKLDVDDLPEGIGAGHHEHSEVDLIQHPAGNDGLIGRSLNDVEKYYIARALELTGGKRDEAANLLGIGERTLYRKIREYEL
- a CDS encoding hydroxypyruvate isomerase family protein; its protein translation is MTTSTRREWLGQTSDCLAAIAAGAALAGTAAINTSAASAQESTSPALKGNIRHSLVHWCYKDYWKDIHEFCRQAKKLGVQSVELVDPVHWPVLKEHGLSCAIASSHGFVKGVNDPANHEECLTVLRKKIDQAADFGCPSVITFTGMRANSKGVIIPDDVGMANCVKAYKQIAGYAEEKQVTLCLEHLNSRVSTHPMKGHPGYQGDHVDYCVEILKQVGSPRVKLLFDIYHVQIMDGDLISRIHQHKDWLGHIHTAGNPGRGELHVNQEVNYPAVMQALLDVGYQGYVGHEFIPTMDPAIGLKEAIHLCDV
- a CDS encoding aldo/keto reductase encodes the protein MQYRELGKTGLKLPVVGFGASSLGQEFRKVDVSEAMQAVRVALDKGMNFIDTAPFYGRGMSEVLLGILFREIPRDSYILQTKLGRYDSNHFDFSAKRVRESVDVSLHRLGTDHIDIMICHDIEFVDVQQVIDETIPALREVQKSGKVRFIGVSGYPLKNFTTVLKQTPLDVVLSYNHYTLQNTSFGDLVPFLKERGVGIENAAPFAARLLCNDPLPVWHKATPKVREVAAQAATYCKEHGSDLAKLALQFSIRNEEMTTCIAGTANPARVSEWCRWAEEPIDEELLQEVLKILKPIHNWAHVEGKPENNEPAGSRFQNGEFVV
- a CDS encoding RbsD/FucU family protein translates to MLKSKLIHPDILAVLGRAGHHARILIADGNYPASTTMGPNGTLISLNLSPGLVTVNQVLEAILSAIPIDHVHTMGIPADDPYAQLGDPPVWREFSATMAAAGLSIPLTPISKWDFYEEVKSTDHVLTIQTGDVALWANLLLKVGVRQP